The genomic region TCGGACTGGTGCTGCTGCTGTTCTACCTGGGCCTGGAGTTCCACCTCGACGACCTCAAGAGCGGCGGCCGGCGCCTGCTGACCGCGGGCGGCATCTATCTGCTGCTGAACGTCGGCGCCGGGCTGGCCTTCGGGTTCGCACTGGGCTGGGGCGTCCGGGAGGCGCTGGTGCTCGCCGGTGTCCTGGGGATCTCCTCGTCCGCCATCGTCACCAAGATCCTCATCGACCAGGGCCGCATCGGCCGCCCGGAGACACGTCTCATCCTGGGCGTCATCGTCGTCGAGGACATCTTCCTGGCCCTCTACCTCGCCGCGCTCCAGCCGGTCATCAGCGGCGCCGAGGGCGTCGGCGACATGGTCCTCCAGGGCGCCAAGGCCTTCGGCTTCCTGCTGGTACTGGCCGCGGCCGCCCGTTACGGCACGAAACTGGCCGGCCGTCTGATCGTGTCCCGCGACAACGAACTGCTCGTCATCAGCTTCCTCGGCGCGGCCGTCCTCGTGGCGGGAGTCGCCGAGGTCCTCGGGGTCGCCGACGCCATCGGCGCGTTCATGGTGGGCCTGATCCTGGCCGGCACGCCCTCCGGCCCGCGCATCCGGGAGCTCGTGCATCCGCTGCGCGACGCCTTCGCGGCGATCTTCTTCTTCGCCTTCGGGCTCTCCATCGACCCCGGCGACATCGTCTCGGTCGTCGGCCCGGTCACCGCGGCGGCGGTACTGACCGTCGTCATGAACGTCGCCGCGGGACTCCTCGTCGCCCGCGTGTACCGCTACGGCACGGAGCCCGCCGCCGAGATCGCCACCACCCTCGTGGCCCGCGGGGAGTTCGCGCTGATCCTGGCCGCCATGGCCGCCAGCGCCGGACTCGACGCCCGGCTCGCCCCGTTCATCGCCGGGTACGTCCTCGTCCTCGCGATCCTCGGCCCGATCGCCGCCGGCCAGGCACACCTGCTCGCCCGCGCGCTCCGGGCGGCCCAGGGCCTGCTGCCCGGCCGCACGGCCCCGTCGTACGACACCGAGCCGCGCTCCCCGGACGACAGCACACCGTCGTCCGCCACCGCCACCGCCGCCCTGCCGGCCGAGGCCGAGCGCTAGGTCCTGTCGTCACACTCCCGTCGTCCGCTGACACCCTGCGCGTGCCACCACTCATCCTCGGCCCGAACATCCGCCTTACGGCACGGCGTTCGTACAGGGCGGCTACCGGGAAGAATGAGGTGCGGGCCCCATGGCGGACGCCGCTGGAGGGGGGAGAAGCTGAAGCCCTGGTGAGACCGGCCGCGCCGCGCGTCGGCGGGCTGTCTGCCTCCGCACCGTCACGCGGCCCGACACCCCAGGACGTGCCATGGCCTCGGCCGTGCCCTGCCTCGAAGCGCTGTCGGGTTCCGGGAAGGAGAAGCCGTGCCCCAGTCCGAAGACGCACGTCTCGTCGACCTCGAAGCGCGACTCGAGCGGGAGGACCCCAGGTTCACCCGGGCCATGAGAGCCGGCCGCCCGGCCCGGCCCCGGGAGTACCGGCGTACCGGAGCCTGGTGGGCCCTGGCCCTCGGCGTGGCCGTCCTGGGCTCCGGCATCGCCCTGGCACAAGGGCTGATCATCGCGACCGGGCTGGTCCTCGT from Streptomyces chartreusis NRRL 3882 harbors:
- a CDS encoding cation:proton antiporter translates to MGHADSLLAMGGAFLAAAFLARLGGRIGLPTIPLFMLAGILLGPHTPGLVIVEDAHDFEMLSALGLVLLLFYLGLEFHLDDLKSGGRRLLTAGGIYLLLNVGAGLAFGFALGWGVREALVLAGVLGISSSAIVTKILIDQGRIGRPETRLILGVIVVEDIFLALYLAALQPVISGAEGVGDMVLQGAKAFGFLLVLAAAARYGTKLAGRLIVSRDNELLVISFLGAAVLVAGVAEVLGVADAIGAFMVGLILAGTPSGPRIRELVHPLRDAFAAIFFFAFGLSIDPGDIVSVVGPVTAAAVLTVVMNVAAGLLVARVYRYGTEPAAEIATTLVARGEFALILAAMAASAGLDARLAPFIAGYVLVLAILGPIAAGQAHLLARALRAAQGLLPGRTAPSYDTEPRSPDDSTPSSATATAALPAEAER
- a CDS encoding DUF3040 domain-containing protein — encoded protein: MPQSEDARLVDLEARLEREDPRFTRAMRAGRPARPREYRRTGAWWALALGVAVLGSGIALAQGLIIATGLVLVGMAAQLVDPDPSRLGRQRQRRW